One segment of Tamandua tetradactyla isolate mTamTet1 chromosome 13, mTamTet1.pri, whole genome shotgun sequence DNA contains the following:
- the LOC143654199 gene encoding translationally-controlled tumor protein-like has protein sequence MIIYRDLISHDEMFSDIYKIREIADGLCLEVEGKMVSRTEGGIDDALIGGNASAEGPEGEGTKSTVITGVDIVMNHHLQETSFTKEAYKKYIKDYMKSIKGKLEEQRPERVKPFMTGAAEQIKHILANFKNYQFYIGENMNPDGMVALLDYREDGVTPYMIFFKDGLEMEKC, from the coding sequence ATGATCATCTACCGGGACCTCATCAGCCATGATGAGATGTTCTCCGACATTTACAAGATTCGGGAGATCGCGGACGGGCTGTGCCTGGAGGTGGAGGGAAAGATGGTCAGTAGGACAGAGGGTGGCATTGATGATGCTCTCATTGGTGGAAATGCCTCTGCCGAAGGTCCGGAGGGTGAAGGTACCAAAAGCACAGTTATCACTGGTGTTGATATTGTCATGAACCATCACTTGCAGGAAACCAGTTTCACAAAAGAAGCCTACAAGAAGTACATCAAAGATTACATGAAATCAATCAAAGGCAAGCTTGAAGAACAGAGACCAGAAAGAGTAAAACCTTTTATGACAGGGGCTGCAGAACAAATCAAGCACATCCTTGCTAATTTCAAAAACTACCAGTTCTATATTGGTGAAAACATGAATCCAGATGGCATGGTTGCTCTCCTGGACTACCGTGAGGATGGTGTGACCCCATATATGATTTTCTTTAAGGATGgtttagaaatggagaaatgtTAA